ATGCCGCCCATCTGGAACATCAGCCATTGCAGTGTTTCCGATCTGGCTTTCTGGTCCTCGGGAAGAAACCGGCCATATTTCTCCGCCAGATACCAGAGGATGGCCCCACTCTCGAATACCGGGAAATCACCATTGCTCCGGTCGACTATCGTCGGGATGCGCCCGTTCGGATTGAGCTGCATGTAGTCCGGTGCCTTCTGTTCCTTCTTCGAGAAGTCGATGAAGGTCAGGTCGTAGGGCACCCCGGCCTCCTCCAGAAAGATCACCGGTTTGTAACCGTTCATCGTGGCGGCTGTATAAAGATGAATGTCAGGCCTCGACATGACCGGCCTCCCTGCAGAAATCGGTTTTCGCCCCGCTGTCGGCACTCAATTCAGCCGGCTGCCGGTTGATGATCAGACCATGCGCCATGTGCAACTCCCTCCGCTGGGTTCGGCGCTTCAGACTGTGCGCCGTCTTGATCTCGCTGCACAGATGAGAGATAAGGAAACAAATATCAACCAGTATACTTTTGGTAACCTAGTTGAGGACACGATCTTGGATGCACATTTGAAGACGGAAGGCCGCCGCAGGGTGGTCAGCGACGCCTGTGCAGGCCCCTGCCCGATCGAACGTGGCATGCGCATTCTGGGCGGCAAATGGACCGGCTCGATCCTGTGGCACCTGAAGGATGGCCCGGTGCGTTTCAACGACCTGGCGCGCATGCTGGGTGGTGCCAGCAAGAAGATGGTTGCCGAGCGTCTGCGTCAGCTGGACGAGCGCGGCCTTGTCTCGCGCACGGTTCTGCAGACCGCTCCGGTCTCGGTCGAATACGAGATCACGGAATTCGGGCAAACCGCCCTGTCCTTCCTGGATGCGCTCAGGATCTGGTCCGAGTCCTTGCCCCGGGACCAGATAGACCTGGCTTAACGGACGCTGACCCGTGCGCAGCTCGCCCCGCTTTCGGCAATCGCGTGGATGACAGCCTCGAAATGCAGAGCTTCCTTGAAGGACGGTACCGCCTGGCGGTTCTCGGCAATGGCGCGCAGGAATTCGTGCACCTCGATCACCTTCAGATCGTTGAAGCCGAGCTGGTGGCCGGCCGCTGGAACGAACTGGCCATAGGGCGGATGGGCCGGTCCGGTCAGCAGGGTTTTGAAGCCCTGCTCGGCCAGCGGCCCGCGGTTCTGGTAAAGGCGCAACTCGTTCATGCGTTCCTGATCGAAGGTGAGCATGCCCTTCGTGCCATGAACCTCGAAACCGATGTAACTCTTGCGGCCCCAGGCGCTGCGCGACGTGGAGATCACGCCATGGACGCCGTTCTGAAACGTCAGGAGCGCTGAGGCAATGTCCTCGTTTTCGACAGGACGCCGTTCGCTGGAACCATCGCCCATCGGCCGGGTCTCGTGCACCGTTTTCGTTTCGGCGATCAGGCTTTCGACCGGCCCGACCATGGCTGTTGCCAGCGAGACCAGATGGCAGCCGAGGTCGCCAAGCGTGCCGAGCCCTGCATCCGCCTTGGTGGCGCGCCAGGTCCAGGCCAGCTCCGGGTCGGCCTGGTAGTCCTCGTCGACCATGCCGCGGAAATGCACGATCCGGCCAATGGCGCCCTCGGCAATCAGCTTGCGCGCATGTGCGATGGCGGGATTGTGCAGGTAATTGTAGCCAACGATGGTCTTGGCGCCTGTCTTCTCCGCAAGCGCCAGCATCTCGCGCGCATCCTCCAGCGTCAGCGCCATCGGCTTTTCCAGATGGACGTGCTTGCCTGCCTCCAGCGCGGCCATGGCCATGTCCCGGTGGACCTTGTTCGGCGTGGTGATGCAGACGATGTCGACTTTCGGGTCGGCAATCAGATCCGTCCAGTCACTTGTGCCGCGCGCAAAACCGAATTGATCCGCAAAGGCGTCGGCCTTCTCGGACGGCACATCACACAACACTTCCAGCCTGGTCGGCGGAACGTCGCCAAAAACGGCTTTCACCGAGCCATAGGCCAATGCGTGGCACTTGCCCATGAAGCCGGTGCCGATCAATCCAATGCCGAGGCTGTCCATGTCCCGGATCTCCTGTAGCTTCTTTGCCACCCAGGTGAAGACGTCATCCCGAGGAGGACCGACAGGTCCGTCTCGAAGGGGCGGCAGCAAGTTCACGTGTCCGCGGCCCGTCCTTTAGGACAGCGCCACGCTTTTGTCTTCGATACTTTTTTTGTTCGTCACTACCGGGCCTGACCCGGTAATCCCTTCCGTGACCGCCCCACAAGCAATCGTTGACAACTGGGACCGCACCGGTATGGATCCCATGGTCAAGCCATGGGATGACAAACAAACGGGGTTAAGTTTCCTTCGATCAGATCTCGTCGACAGCAACGGCCCGACGTTCGGCGACCGACTTCAGCGCCGCTTCGGCCAGTGCCAGCGCCTTCAACCCGTCCTCGCCGCTCGGCGAGGGTTTGACGCCTTTTTCCATCGCCTCGACAAAGGCGGTGATCTCGGCCGCATAGGCTTCGGTGTAACGGGTCATGAAGAAGTCGTGCAGCGGTGGACGCAGATAGCCCTCCGCGGTCGCCACCTCGATGGAGACAGGCCGCTGGTTTTCAGCAGATACGCTGCCCTTGGAACCGTGCACCTCGATGC
This genomic interval from Labrenzia sp. VG12 contains the following:
- a CDS encoding Gfo/Idh/MocA family protein is translated as MLPPLRDGPVGPPRDDVFTWVAKKLQEIRDMDSLGIGLIGTGFMGKCHALAYGSVKAVFGDVPPTRLEVLCDVPSEKADAFADQFGFARGTSDWTDLIADPKVDIVCITTPNKVHRDMAMAALEAGKHVHLEKPMALTLEDAREMLALAEKTGAKTIVGYNYLHNPAIAHARKLIAEGAIGRIVHFRGMVDEDYQADPELAWTWRATKADAGLGTLGDLGCHLVSLATAMVGPVESLIAETKTVHETRPMGDGSSERRPVENEDIASALLTFQNGVHGVISTSRSAWGRKSYIGFEVHGTKGMLTFDQERMNELRLYQNRGPLAEQGFKTLLTGPAHPPYGQFVPAAGHQLGFNDLKVIEVHEFLRAIAENRQAVPSFKEALHFEAVIHAIAESGASCARVSVR
- a CDS encoding helix-turn-helix domain-containing protein produces the protein MDAHLKTEGRRRVVSDACAGPCPIERGMRILGGKWTGSILWHLKDGPVRFNDLARMLGGASKKMVAERLRQLDERGLVSRTVLQTAPVSVEYEITEFGQTALSFLDALRIWSESLPRDQIDLA